A stretch of Cicer arietinum cultivar CDC Frontier isolate Library 1 chromosome 5, Cicar.CDCFrontier_v2.0, whole genome shotgun sequence DNA encodes these proteins:
- the LOC101493535 gene encoding uncharacterized protein isoform X2 — MEGIVKSLYLTKIPKSQTCSASLLNSPLSFHSNATSVTFNSAIQHKCFLFQQQQQSGVIHPKAKQKGTLGAIHASLEAATPTTNATEKWLLKPIGDGDTRHIGFKVEMPGAYEIASSEVTVGRVPEKADLVIPVATVSGVHARIRKNQGDANLAMFRVLKVEDEKDADTAEETEGELDNDDKSDTTETS, encoded by the exons ATGGAAGGCATTGTAAAATCACTCTACCTAACAAAAATTCCAAAGTCTCAAACCTGCTCAGCTTCTCTGTTGAATTCACCACTTTCATTTCACTCAAATGCCACTTCAGTAACTTTCAATTCAGCAATACAGCACAAATGCTTTCTTtttcagcaacaacaacaaagtgGTGTTATACATCCCAAAGCAAAACAAAAAGGGACTCTGGGAGCTATACATGCATCATTAGAAGCTGCAACTCCAACAACAAATGCTACAGAAAAATGGCTTCTTAAACCAATCG GAGATGGTGATACAAGGCATATAGGGTTCAAGGTTGAGATGCCAGGTGCATATGAAATTGCTTCT agTGAAGTGACTGTAGGACGTGTTCCAGAGAAAGCTGATCTGGTAATCCCAGTTGCAACAG TGTCTGGTGTGCATGCACGCATTCGGAAAAATCAAG GGGATGCCAATTTGGCTATGTTCCGTGTGTTAAAGGTAGAAGATGAGAAGGATGCAGATACAGCTGAAGAAACAGAAGGTGAATTAGACAATGATGACAAATCTGATACTACTGAAACAAGTTGA
- the LOC101493220 gene encoding NADH--cytochrome b5 reductase 1-like, which produces MEFVHNQRVEVISMAIALVAIVGGTAYYYYLTTKKHKDCLDPENFKEFKLVKRTQLSHNVATFRFDLPSSSSVLGLPIGQHISCKGKDSLGEEVIKPYTPTTLDTDVGYFELVVKMYPQGRMSHHFREMQEGDYLAVKGPKGRFKYLPNQVKAFGMIAGGTGITPMFQVARAILENPQDKTSISLIYANVTYDDILLKEELDDLAIKFSNQFKVYYVLNQPPEIWNGGVGFVSKEMIQTHCPAPAQDIKVLRCGPLPMNKAMAAYLEALGYSPQMQFQF; this is translated from the exons atggaatttgTACATAATCAGAGAGTAGAGGTGATAAGCATGGCAATAGCTCTTGTTGCCATTGTTGGTGGTACCGCTTACTATTACTATCTCACCACCAAGAAGCATAAAG ATTGCTTGGATCCAGAGAACTTCAAGGAATTTAAACTTGTTAAACGCACTCAACTCAGTCATAATGTTGCCACATTCAGATTTGATCTTCCTAGTTCTAGCTCAGTGTTAGGACTTCCTATTGGTCAACATATCAGTTGCAAAGGGAAAGACAGTCTTGGTGAAGAAGTAATTAAACCATATACTCCAACAACATTGGATACTGATGTTGGATACTTTGAATTGGTCGTTAAG ATGTATCCACAAGGAAGAATGTCTCATCACTTTAGGGAGATGCAAGAAGGTGATTACTTAGCTGTGAAAGGACCAAAG GGACGTTTTAAGTACCTTCCTAACCAAGTAAAAGCTTTTGGAATGATTGCTGGTGGCACTGGCATCACCCCAATGTTTCAG gTTGCAAGAGCTATACTAGAAAATCCACAGGACAAAACCAGCATAAGTTTGATATATGCCAATGTCACATATGATGACATTCTTCTGAAG GAAGAGCTGGATGACTTGGCAATTAAGTTCTCAAATCAATTTAAAGTTTATTATGTTCTAAATCAG CCACCAGAAATATGGAATGGTGGAGTTGGATTCGTATCCAAGGAAATGATCCAAACACATTGCCCTGCGCCGGCACAGGATATCAAG GTATTAAGATGTGGACCACTTCCCATGAACAAGGCAATGGCTGCTTACCTTGAAGCTCTTGGATACAGTCCACAAATGCAGTTTCAGTTTTAG
- the LOC101494075 gene encoding phosphatidylglycerophosphate phosphatase 1, chloroplastic/mitochondrial, with product MLSTSAAAQLSSFWYRIPNHLSVHHHAQQKRKLTTISLANADSQIPLRNFYGLSLAHSSSKGLESNYRSRYNSNSNQNHKHLFILQFFSHADSEDTSNKKPETRNHSQHQVDKQSAFKENDKNRVLFTKMWWVDMKAAFGQRINLEGIVCSTMVILKDPKLAVPHISVPDIRYIDWAALRRKGFKGVVFDKDNTITAPYSLTPWPLLESALECCKSEFGPDIAVFSNSAGLREYDHDGSKARNLEKTLGIKVIRHRVKKPGGTAEEVEKHFGCESSQLIMVGDRPFTDIVYGNRNGFLTILTEPLSLAEEPFIVKQVRKLETTFVNYWSRRGLKPLEQKLLPDPIHCVKEPRP from the exons atGCTGTCTACTAGTGCTGCTGCTCAGCTTTCGAGTTTCTGGTACCGCATTCCCAACCATCTTAGCGTCCATCATCACGCCCAACAAAAGAGAAAACTCACCACTATATCGCTTGCCAATGCAGATAGCCAAATCCCTCTCAGAAACTTCTATGGTCTAAGTCTTGCACACAGTTCCAGCAAAGGGTTAGAAAGCAATTACAGGTCTAGATACAATTCCAACTCAAATCAAAACCACAAACACCTATTCATTCTTCAATTCTTCTCACATGCTGACTCAGAAGATACCAGTAATAAAAAACCAGAAACCAGAAACCACAGTCAACATCAAGTAGACAAACAAAGTGCATTCAAGGAAAACGACAAAAACAGGGTACTTTTCACTAAGATGTGGTGGGTAGATATGAAAGCAGCATTTGGCCAAAGAATCAACTTGGAGGGCATTGTATGTTCAACTATGGTGATCTTAAAAGACCCAAAATTGGCAGTGCCCCATATTTCAGTTCCTGATATAAGATACATTGACTGGGCAGCTCTGCGTAGAAAGGGATTTAAGGGGGTTGTCTTTGACAAAGATAATACTATTACAGCACCCTACTCTTTAACGCCCTGGCCTCTGCTTGAGTCTGCATTGGAATGTTGTAAATCAGAGTTTGGTCCAGATATTGCTGTATTTAGTAACTCAGCTG GACTTCGCGAGTACGACCATGATGGTTCAAAAGCTAGGAATCTTGAGAAAACACTGGGAATTAAAGTCATCAGACACA GAGTGAAGAAGCCAGGTGGCACAGCTGAAGAAGTTGAAAAGCATTTTGGCTGTGAATCATCACAATTAATCATG GTGGGTGATCGGCCCTTCACTGACATTGTTTATGGCAATCGAAATGGGTTTCTAACTATTTTGACCGAGCCATTGAGTCTTGCAGAGGAGCCATTTATTGTTAAGCAG GTGAGGAAGCTAGAAACTACATTTGTAAATTACTGGTCTAGAAGAGGGTTGAAGCCACTTGAACAGAAGTTATTGCCAGATCCAATACATTGTGTCAAAGAGCCACGTCCTTGA
- the LOC101495676 gene encoding AP-1 complex subunit sigma-1, with protein MIHFVLLISRQGKVRLTKWYSPYTQKERSKVIRELSGVILSRAPKLCNFVEWRGHKVVYKRYASLYFCMCIDDEDNELEVLEMIHHFVEILDRYFGSVCELDLIFNFHKAYYILDELLIAGELQESSKKTVARLIAAQDSLVESAKEEASSLSNIIAQATK; from the exons ATG ATACACTTTGTGCTCCTCATTAGTCGTCAAGGGAAGGTCAGACTCACAAAATGGTATTCACCTTATACTCAGAAGGAAAGGAGTAAG GTAATCCGTGAGCTTAGTGGAGTGATTCTTAGCCGTGCTCCCAAGCTCTGTAACTTTGTAGAGTGGAGAGGACATAAAGTTGTTTATAAAAG GTATGCTAGTCTGTATTTCTGTATGTGTATTGATGATGAAGACAACGAATTGGAAGTCCTTGAAATGATTCATCATTTTGTGGAGATTCTTGATCGGTATTTTGGCAGT GTCTGTGAACTCGACTTGATATTCAACTTCCATAAG GCCTATTATATACTTGATGAACTTCTAATTGCTGGTGAGCTTCAGGAGTCGAGCAAAAAAACTGTTGCCCGGTTGATAGCTGCACAG GATTCATTGGTGGAGAGTGCTAAGGAGGAAGCCAGTTCCTTGAGTAATATTATCGCACAAGCCACTAAGTGA
- the LOC101493535 gene encoding zeaxanthin epoxidase, chloroplastic isoform X1 → MEGIVKSLYLTKIPKSQTCSASLLNSPLSFHSNATSVTFNSAIQHKCFLFQQQQQSGVIHPKAKQKGTLGAIHASLEAATPTTNATEKWLLKPIGDGDTRHIGFKVEMPGAYEIASSEVTVGRVPEKADLVIPVATVSGVHARIRKNQGKLLVMDLDSTNGTFIDDKRLKPGVVATVSSGSCIIFGDANLAMFRVLKVEDEKDADTAEETEGELDNDDKSDTTETS, encoded by the exons ATGGAAGGCATTGTAAAATCACTCTACCTAACAAAAATTCCAAAGTCTCAAACCTGCTCAGCTTCTCTGTTGAATTCACCACTTTCATTTCACTCAAATGCCACTTCAGTAACTTTCAATTCAGCAATACAGCACAAATGCTTTCTTtttcagcaacaacaacaaagtgGTGTTATACATCCCAAAGCAAAACAAAAAGGGACTCTGGGAGCTATACATGCATCATTAGAAGCTGCAACTCCAACAACAAATGCTACAGAAAAATGGCTTCTTAAACCAATCG GAGATGGTGATACAAGGCATATAGGGTTCAAGGTTGAGATGCCAGGTGCATATGAAATTGCTTCT agTGAAGTGACTGTAGGACGTGTTCCAGAGAAAGCTGATCTGGTAATCCCAGTTGCAACAG TGTCTGGTGTGCATGCACGCATTCGGAAAAATCAAGGTAAACTTCTTGTTATGGATTTGGATAGCACCAATGGAACCTTCATTGATGACAAACGGCTGAAACCTGGAGTAGTTGCCACTGTATCTTCTGGGAGTTGTATTATATTTG GGGATGCCAATTTGGCTATGTTCCGTGTGTTAAAGGTAGAAGATGAGAAGGATGCAGATACAGCTGAAGAAACAGAAGGTGAATTAGACAATGATGACAAATCTGATACTACTGAAACAAGTTGA
- the LOC101495999 gene encoding proteasome subunit alpha type-4-like produces the protein MSRRYDSRTTIFSPEGRLYQVEYAMEAIGNAGTAIGILSKDGVVLVGEKKVTSKLLQTSTSTEKMYKIDDHVACAVAGIMSDANILINTARVQAQRYTFAYQEPMPVEQLVQSLCDTKQGYTQFGGLRPFGVSFLFAGWDKNFGFQLYMSDPSGNYGGWKAGAIGANNQAAQSILKQDYQDDISREEAVQLALKVLSKTMDSTSLTSDKLELAEVYLSPSGKVKYEVCSPESLTKLLVKSGVTQPATDTA, from the coding sequence atgtctCGAAGATATGATAGTCGCACAACAATCTTCTCCCCAGAAGGACGTCTTTACCAAGTTGAGTATGCAATGGAGGCCATCGGGAACGCCGGTACTGCAATAGGAATCTTATCAAAAGACGGAGTTGTCCTAGTTGGTGAAAAGAAGGTAACATCTAAGCTGCTACAAACCTCAACATCAACCGAGAAAATGTACAAAATCGATGACCACGTTGCTTGTGCTGTCGCCGGAATAATGTCCGACGCCAACATCCTAATCAACACAGCCAGAGTCCAAGCACAACGCTATACTTTTGCATATCAAGAGCCAATGCCAGTGGAACAGTTAGTTCAATCTCTCTGCGATACTAAACAAGGTTACACCCAATTTGGCGGTCTCCGGCCATTCGGAGTCTCGTTCTTATTTGCAGGATGGGACAAAAACTTCGGCTTTCAGCTTTACATGAGTGACCCGAGTGGAAATTATGGTGGCTGGAAAGCTGGAGCTATCGGTGCAAACAACCAAGCTGCACAGTCGATACTAAAACAGGACTATCAAGACGATATCAGCAGAGAAGAAGCTGTGCAACTTGCATTGAAAGTTTTAAGTAAAACTATGGATAGTACAAGTCTTACGTCGGATAAACTTGAACTTGCAGAGGTTTATCTTTCACCTTCTGGAAAAGTTAAGTATGAAGTTTGCTCACCAGAGTCGCTTACTAAGCTTTTAGTGAAATCTGGTGTCACTCAACCTGCAACAGACACTGCTTAG